A single genomic interval of Stieleria maiorica harbors:
- a CDS encoding sigma-54-dependent transcriptional regulator, producing the protein MSEQFKRILIADDEPLYRDTTAELLRDEGYECICVNDANGAIDVLHGHSFDLILSDLNMPGNLKLELLKEGRTKYAHIPMIVVTGVPSVPSAIESVRLGIADYLLKPIKFEELLAAVCRAIRQPVILPREPSSTFYDSDTLKEYPGIIGRSQPMFELLDLVGRVAASSPNILITGESGTGKEVIAKAIHDHSPRADHPIQVIDCTAVPESLFESVLFGHVKGSFTGAVKDQKGLLRNCDGGTAFFDELGELPHTSQAKLLRVIQEQTFTPVGESRPVQVDTRFICATNRDLQKEVDAGRFRQDLFYRLAVIHLDLPPLRKRGDDVVLLAAHFLNQLGTGRTDVKGLSPQTLECFRRNHWPGNIRELRNVMERAIALARGTKIEVDDLPRQLLDGPRQSGPEAELSEISRDEALDYADRECLAVLLQKHDGVIASAARQAGLSRQGLNKLLKRHGICVDEYR; encoded by the coding sequence TTGAGCGAACAGTTCAAACGCATTCTGATTGCTGACGACGAACCGTTGTATCGTGACACAACCGCTGAATTGTTGCGTGACGAGGGGTACGAATGCATTTGCGTCAATGATGCCAATGGCGCGATCGACGTTCTGCACGGCCACTCGTTTGATCTGATCTTGTCAGACCTAAACATGCCGGGCAATTTAAAGCTTGAACTGTTGAAGGAAGGGCGAACCAAGTATGCACACATCCCAATGATTGTAGTGACCGGCGTTCCGTCGGTTCCCAGCGCGATCGAAAGCGTGCGACTAGGGATCGCCGACTACCTGCTGAAACCGATTAAGTTCGAGGAGCTGTTGGCTGCAGTCTGTCGAGCGATCCGGCAACCGGTGATCTTACCTCGCGAGCCCAGCTCAACTTTCTACGACTCAGACACGCTCAAGGAGTATCCAGGGATTATCGGTCGTAGCCAACCGATGTTCGAACTTCTAGACCTCGTGGGACGAGTCGCGGCAAGTAGCCCCAACATCTTAATCACCGGTGAAAGTGGGACCGGAAAAGAAGTGATCGCCAAAGCCATTCATGACCACAGCCCACGTGCCGATCATCCAATTCAGGTCATCGACTGCACCGCGGTCCCGGAGTCGCTTTTCGAATCAGTCTTGTTCGGTCACGTCAAAGGATCATTCACGGGCGCGGTCAAGGACCAGAAGGGATTGCTACGCAATTGTGACGGCGGAACCGCGTTTTTTGATGAACTTGGGGAATTGCCGCATACGTCTCAGGCCAAATTGTTGCGTGTGATTCAGGAACAGACTTTTACGCCGGTCGGTGAGAGCCGCCCGGTTCAAGTTGATACCCGCTTCATCTGCGCCACCAACCGCGATTTGCAAAAGGAAGTGGACGCAGGCCGATTTCGACAAGATTTGTTCTACCGACTTGCCGTCATTCATCTTGATCTGCCGCCATTGCGAAAGCGGGGCGACGATGTGGTACTGTTGGCCGCGCATTTTTTGAATCAACTGGGCACCGGTCGAACAGATGTGAAGGGATTGTCGCCGCAAACTCTGGAGTGTTTTCGTCGCAATCATTGGCCCGGTAACATTCGAGAGCTCCGCAATGTCATGGAAAGAGCGATTGCATTGGCTCGCGGAACGAAAATTGAAGTGGACGATTTGCCGCGCCAGCTTCTTGACGGACCACGCCAGTCGGGGCCGGAGGCTGAGTTATCAGAGATTTCCCGCGATGAAGCGCTCGACTATGCGGATCGCGAATGTCTGGCGGTTCTTCTACAAAAACACGACGGCGTGATTGCCAGTGCGGCTCGGCAAGCCGGTTTGTCACGACAAGGGTTGAACAAATTGCTCAAACGCCATGGAATCTGCGTGGATGAGTACCGCTAA
- a CDS encoding GreA/GreB family elongation factor yields the protein MFTKLIAVTRTDKTRLEDLLRRELTLGLGGDRPHLDRLQQRLTQATVVDSHEMLPDVITMNSTVKVRDLDPSEAETLTLVYPEETCVSEGKLSILSLLGSELLGMRVGEIVTLEVWGRELRKRVERVTFQPERVGAFNL from the coding sequence ATGTTTACGAAATTGATTGCCGTCACCCGAACGGACAAAACTCGATTGGAAGATCTGTTGCGACGCGAACTGACCCTCGGCTTGGGCGGTGATCGTCCACACCTGGATCGGCTGCAACAACGTCTGACGCAAGCCACGGTGGTGGATTCCCACGAGATGCTCCCCGACGTCATTACCATGAACTCCACTGTCAAGGTCCGCGATTTGGATCCCAGCGAAGCAGAAACATTGACGCTCGTCTATCCAGAGGAAACATGCGTATCCGAAGGAAAACTTTCGATCCTTTCGCTACTTGGTTCAGAACTACTTGGGATGCGCGTCGGCGAAATTGTGACCTTGGAAGTTTGGGGGCGAGAATTACGCAAACGCGTTGAAAGAGTTACATTCCAGCCCGAACGGGTGGGGGCATTCAATTTGTAG
- a CDS encoding universal stress protein, with protein MSTVTSKPIQRILFPTDFSPVANAAFGHAERLAASTGARLIVLHVQQGLATVGPINDVDRETIRQLRAVRPRHRNLDVSRLVYAGSPGETICWIAQEAQCDQIVMGTHGRTGLINLLMGSVAEHVVRHARCPVLTVPTRARNESPLPDPAIELRMPHAQPL; from the coding sequence ATGTCGACGGTGACCTCCAAACCCATTCAGCGCATCCTTTTTCCGACAGATTTTTCGCCCGTCGCAAACGCTGCGTTCGGACATGCCGAGCGTCTCGCGGCTTCGACTGGGGCCAGGTTGATCGTGCTGCACGTTCAACAGGGCTTGGCAACGGTAGGGCCTATCAACGACGTGGATCGAGAGACAATCCGGCAATTGCGAGCCGTTCGACCGCGACACAGGAATCTTGATGTTTCTCGCCTAGTCTACGCCGGATCACCCGGCGAGACCATCTGTTGGATTGCACAAGAGGCGCAGTGCGATCAGATCGTAATGGGAACGCATGGACGCACCGGTCTGATCAACCTGCTGATGGGCAGTGTCGCAGAACACGTTGTTCGTCACGCCCGATGCCCCGTGTTGACCGTCCCCACCCGCGCTCGCAATGAATCTCCCCTACCAGACCCTGCCATCGAACTTCGGATGCCGCATGCACAGCCTCTTTAG
- the rnk gene encoding nucleoside diphosphate kinase regulator — protein MNRKNRIIVTAEDCRRLEDVLVSSFAGAFCDKPYLNALRNELANAAVVAREDVPGDVITMNSIVRLKDIASRELKIFTLVYPDEANIAEGKLSILAPLGTAILGYRVGDTVRWTVPSGEGQWRVEAVVFQPEREGILA, from the coding sequence ATGAATCGCAAAAACAGAATCATCGTGACAGCGGAAGATTGCAGGCGTCTCGAAGACGTTTTGGTCAGTTCGTTTGCAGGGGCATTCTGCGACAAGCCCTACTTGAACGCTTTGCGAAACGAATTGGCCAACGCAGCGGTCGTTGCTCGAGAAGATGTCCCTGGTGACGTCATCACGATGAACTCGATTGTGCGGCTCAAAGACATCGCAAGCCGGGAGCTCAAAATATTCACGCTCGTTTATCCCGACGAGGCAAATATCGCGGAAGGAAAACTGTCGATTCTGGCACCACTCGGTACCGCGATCCTTGGCTATCGCGTCGGGGATACCGTCCGTTGGACCGTGCCCAGCGGTGAGGGACAGTGGCGGGTTGAGGCGGTTGTTTTCCAGCCCGAGCGTGAAGGCATCCTGGCATAG
- a CDS encoding phosphatase PAP2 family protein, translating to MIVSRLAKLYRWIISHELTTVLLLTVVGLGVWGFVSIAERVVEGDSRLLDEKLLLSMRAPGDPTDPIGPSWFEEGGRDVTALGSVAALTIFTSAMSGYLYFKKQPWVALFIVAAILSGTAVSTLMKLGFDRPRPELVPHETRIYTKSFPSGHAAMSSLVFLTLGAVMARTERDRRTKVFLIVVPIALSLLVGISRVYMGVHWPTDVAAGWLFGMTWAAASWLVFRYLQRRCRGRVQPTNLTAELQSQSNAI from the coding sequence TTGATTGTAAGCCGACTTGCAAAACTTTACCGCTGGATCATTAGCCATGAATTGACCACCGTGCTGCTGCTGACTGTGGTGGGGCTGGGTGTCTGGGGCTTTGTCTCAATTGCCGAGAGAGTCGTCGAAGGCGATAGTCGCCTACTCGACGAAAAACTCTTGTTGAGCATGCGCGCTCCTGGCGACCCGACAGATCCGATCGGACCAAGCTGGTTCGAGGAAGGCGGGCGAGACGTAACGGCGCTCGGAAGCGTTGCTGCGTTGACGATTTTCACATCTGCGATGTCGGGCTATCTCTATTTCAAAAAGCAGCCCTGGGTCGCCTTGTTTATTGTCGCGGCGATTCTCAGTGGAACGGCGGTAAGTACGTTGATGAAGTTGGGATTCGATCGGCCGAGACCGGAATTGGTGCCTCATGAAACGCGAATCTACACAAAGAGTTTTCCGAGTGGCCATGCTGCAATGTCGTCGCTGGTGTTTCTGACGCTCGGCGCGGTCATGGCGCGAACCGAACGAGACCGCCGGACGAAAGTATTCCTGATCGTCGTTCCCATTGCGTTGTCGTTGTTGGTCGGCATCAGCCGCGTCTACATGGGCGTTCATTGGCCGACAGACGTCGCCGCTGGCTGGTTATTCGGCATGACATGGGCCGCGGCATCATGGCTTGTCTTTCGCTACTTACAGCGACGATGTCGCGGGCGTGTCCAACCAACGAATTTGACGGCGGAACTGCAATCGCAATCCAATGCGATATAA
- a CDS encoding universal stress protein, producing MSSAVQNRNTFRIPNLIKRRFTAVTSPPRNEVGVTGGVLDRTGCSLATFFVLVNGSSVSSLVESERTNLMFEFNRILVSVDTRMDVRNIVDKAALISQQCGASIKLVDVVAEFPRVVRLMLAGHQEIRETIIKEKRERLSALAESLRERGIDVEIDVLSGTTSTQVTSLVASGGHDLVVRTAKGRDSRRRGGVGTTAMRLLRECPCPVLLIAPNASANYAHVMACVDTSSDELVDAVLNDRVVAAATRLSQWHQSKLSIFHAWSIYGEEFLLVRTRDGDFRDLSARVRERSEKMFHDFLQMHGRNAGDQNSFIRKGEPATMIPAFASENNVDLIVMGSFARSWLSEMLLGSTVERVLSVINCSVLVIKPDRMAMPIYGGQFSEWESIV from the coding sequence GTGTCGTCTGCGGTCCAGAATCGGAACACATTCAGGATTCCGAACCTGATCAAACGGCGGTTCACTGCCGTCACCAGTCCGCCGCGCAATGAGGTTGGGGTGACAGGCGGCGTGTTGGACAGGACTGGCTGTTCGCTTGCAACTTTCTTCGTTCTGGTTAATGGCTCTTCCGTTTCCTCTCTCGTTGAATCTGAAAGGACCAATTTGATGTTCGAATTCAACCGCATCTTGGTGTCGGTTGACACCCGAATGGATGTCCGCAACATCGTTGACAAGGCGGCCTTGATCTCTCAACAGTGTGGAGCGTCCATCAAATTGGTCGATGTCGTTGCGGAATTCCCACGGGTTGTTCGTCTGATGCTTGCCGGTCATCAGGAGATTCGCGAAACGATCATCAAAGAAAAACGCGAACGACTATCGGCCCTGGCGGAATCACTTCGCGAGCGCGGCATCGATGTTGAGATTGATGTGCTGAGCGGCACGACGTCCACCCAGGTCACAAGTCTTGTCGCAAGTGGCGGCCATGACCTCGTTGTGCGGACTGCAAAAGGAAGAGACAGTCGACGTAGAGGTGGTGTCGGAACGACCGCCATGCGGCTTTTACGAGAGTGCCCCTGCCCGGTTTTGCTGATTGCGCCAAACGCGTCGGCAAACTATGCGCACGTGATGGCATGTGTCGACACGTCCAGCGATGAACTTGTCGATGCCGTTTTGAATGATCGAGTTGTGGCTGCGGCGACGCGGCTGAGCCAATGGCACCAATCCAAGCTTTCGATCTTTCACGCATGGTCGATCTATGGTGAAGAGTTCCTGCTGGTGCGAACAAGGGATGGCGACTTCCGTGATTTGTCGGCACGTGTGCGGGAACGCAGCGAGAAGATGTTCCATGATTTCTTGCAGATGCATGGACGAAACGCCGGCGATCAAAATTCCTTCATCCGGAAAGGGGAGCCGGCGACGATGATTCCGGCATTCGCATCTGAAAACAATGTTGACTTGATTGTGATGGGATCGTTTGCACGGAGTTGGCTTTCGGAAATGCTTCTCGGCAGTACGGTCGAACGTGTGTTGAGCGTAATCAACTGTTCTGTGCTAGTCATCAAACCCGATCGTATGGCCATGCCGATTTACGGGGGCCAGTTCAGCGAATGGGAGTCCATCGTATGA
- the rnk gene encoding nucleoside diphosphate kinase regulator has protein sequence MITAEDRQIIITAADQTRLIQLLNREFRDNVGCRSHLNRLLHEVHRANVVDASEVPDNVVTMDSVVELLDPDTSERGVFTLVYPESASVKDNMLSILAPIGTAILGYRVGDTVSWPTPRGTRQTKIASLIYQPEHYQR, from the coding sequence GTGATCACCGCCGAAGATCGGCAAATCATCATCACCGCCGCCGATCAAACACGTCTGATCCAATTGTTAAACCGTGAATTCAGAGATAACGTCGGCTGCCGAAGTCATCTCAACCGTCTTCTTCATGAAGTTCACCGCGCCAACGTTGTTGATGCGTCGGAAGTTCCAGACAACGTTGTCACGATGGATTCGGTCGTCGAACTTCTCGATCCCGATACCAGTGAGCGCGGGGTTTTCACGCTGGTCTATCCGGAATCGGCGAGTGTCAAAGACAACATGCTGTCAATTCTCGCCCCTATCGGGACTGCGATTCTTGGTTATCGAGTCGGCGATACCGTTTCGTGGCCGACCCCGCGCGGGACGCGTCAGACAAAAATCGCAAGCCTCATTTATCAACCCGAACACTACCAACGTTGA
- a CDS encoding c-type cytochrome translates to MIHFRQPFLQNKMPNPIFERLFSAAWLTGVRSLSCDWALTTHRFLGISLLMTIATIAQSQDSEETYTSQSYAEITRLGEAIIENTREHPLSRDYIGNQLNCTSCHLENGRHPMAASFIGIATAYPAWSPREKRVITLQDRVLNCFMRSQNGTRPPVGSKLAIAITAYITSLSEGQPIKVNRDKPLGPNHMPTLEPPKDAPSIRRGRTLYAEHCASCHAADGLGGNEGPPVWGPQSYNDGAGLSRVSKLASYLKVAMPLDDPHLSDQEAFDLAAFVNSHPRPKFNLKKMLPTQEKMGEYNGDR, encoded by the coding sequence ATGATCCATTTCCGACAACCATTTTTGCAGAACAAAATGCCAAATCCCATATTTGAAAGACTTTTTTCTGCCGCATGGCTGACCGGCGTCCGCTCCTTGAGCTGCGACTGGGCTTTGACAACCCACCGCTTCCTGGGGATCTCCCTGCTGATGACAATCGCGACGATCGCACAAAGTCAAGATTCCGAGGAAACATACACGTCTCAATCGTACGCCGAGATCACTCGGTTGGGCGAAGCCATTATCGAGAATACACGTGAGCACCCACTGTCGCGCGACTATATTGGCAATCAACTCAACTGCACCTCGTGTCATTTGGAAAATGGCCGACATCCGATGGCGGCCAGTTTCATTGGAATCGCGACAGCCTACCCGGCCTGGTCCCCTCGTGAAAAGCGAGTCATCACACTGCAAGACCGCGTCCTGAATTGCTTCATGCGAAGTCAGAATGGGACGAGACCTCCGGTCGGCAGCAAATTGGCGATCGCGATTACAGCCTACATTACATCGCTTTCAGAAGGCCAGCCGATTAAGGTCAATCGTGACAAACCGTTGGGCCCCAACCACATGCCAACTCTGGAGCCCCCTAAAGATGCTCCAAGTATTAGGAGGGGCCGCACGCTGTACGCGGAACACTGCGCTTCCTGCCATGCAGCCGACGGGCTTGGCGGCAACGAAGGGCCGCCGGTCTGGGGGCCGCAATCGTATAACGACGGGGCGGGACTGAGCCGCGTCTCCAAGCTGGCATCATATCTGAAGGTTGCCATGCCTTTAGATGATCCGCACTTGAGCGACCAGGAAGCATTCGACCTTGCGGCTTTCGTGAATTCTCATCCACGGCCGAAGTTTAATTTGAAGAAGATGCTACCGACACAGGAAAAAATGGGCGAATACAACGGTGACCGGTAG